The Panthera tigris isolate Pti1 chromosome E3, P.tigris_Pti1_mat1.1, whole genome shotgun sequence genome segment GGGTGAGGAAGCAGGAGCCAGTCCCCAGGATGGCTGTGAAAACGCCATTCCTTCCAGACTGGAGCTTGGGAGCCATGGTGAGGGAAGACTGAAGGCAGGAGATGGCGGTGGCCCTGCATCCCTCCTCCACAGAGGGGGAAGAACTCCAGATGGGGGAGAAAGGGGCTGATAGGAACAGCCCAGCCTTAGGACCCCATTCTCCTTGTAGGCTCCTCTCACTGGTAACAAGATTCTTCCACAGGGATTTAGAATGTGGAGATCCCATCCTGCCGCTACCCTGCACCCAGCAGAGGGATGCACAGGTAGACCCCTCAGGTTGGGAGAGGTGTTCTCACCCAGCGGGGTTGAGGTTCTGCCACTTCCCGTCCCTGGGGAGCAAGTGGAGTTACCAGGGCAACAGGCTAACAAGATCTTGTCTGGGGAGGGCCAAGGGCAATGTTGTTGCTAAGGCAACTGATTAGGCCAGTTGTTTGGCTCCAGGCTTTTCCTGGTATCCAGCAGGCTAAATCACCTGGCACTGATTACCACCCCACACCATCACTGTTGCCCAGAACCCAGGTACTCAAATCCCTGCTGCTTTCTGCTCTATCTGTACCCAGCACTTAGGGGTTCAGTGACACAAGGTGGTCTGGAGCTGGTCTCTGTGACAGCAGCTGTGAGTTCACAAGGACTGGGGTGCTTCACTGTGGCCTGGTTGATGCGGAGTGAAAGGAGTAGGGATGAAGAGGCCCTCTGTGGATAGCTTCAAATCAAGCCTGGAGAGTAAGGCTCCAGGCCAGGAGCACAGCAAGTCCGTAGGCCCTATGGGTGCCCTGTTCCTCAAAGCAgcactgggagggggagggacctGCAGATCTCTTTTGTGTCCTTGCTACTTTGCACCTGGTACATGTGTCAAGGCCACACTGGAGACAATGGCTTTGAGCACAATTCTGTTTGGGGGGCCACTTATGGAGCCATCACATACCTGCCTCTCCCTGGCCAATACCCACCAAAAGTAGTGGCTGCCACTGGCCCCAGTGCTCACAtgctctctgcacctctcctgcacttggtggggggggtgggggtgggggtggggggggtgggttatGGCTGAGCCAGAGGCTCAGGGGGGACCTGGGCACCACCTGCCTCTAGCCAGATGCCCATCCTCATGATGACGGTTGGCTCCCTGCATTTCACCCTCAACATGATGGTGAAAAGATATTTGAGGATCCTAGCTTCCACACAGTGCACCATTGGCTTCTCCAGCATTCTAGAAGAATCTGGGGAGTGGAGAAGCATGGGTGGGAAGACCTGCCTTCCCAGCTCAGGCTGTCATGGCCTATGGACTAGTCTGAGAAAACGAACAGGCTTCCCTTGCTTCAGTGTTCTTGCTGTATCTTCTTCCCTACCTAATAGCCCTCCTCCCCATATgccatcttccccccccccatatgtCATCTTTAATAGGGCTAAGACTCAGTTGCCCACATCCCCTCCTCGACCCTTGGctccccccaccctacccccgcCCTTAGCTATCTTACTAGCAATGAGAATGATAGCACAAAGTCCTCAAAGGCTCCCACCCACGTGTCATCTCCTGGTGGTGTGTCTTCTAGAGTGTGTGGTGACCAGCGCCATCACCCCAGCAGGAGTCATGATCCTTGAAAGGGTCAGAAGTGGGGTGTACAATGTCTGAACCCCAACTCCATCTCAAATCTCTTAGGATGGGGTTCCCCCACCAGAGAGTCTGCACCTATGATCAAAGCCTTCAGCTGGCCCATGGTAGCATTTTGGGACAGTGGTGGTGAGAAGGGGCTGAGGGCAGCGGGAGGGCAGTGCCCCAGAGAGATGGTGTCTTCTTCCCCGGGTTCTCCTTCAGTGTCCCCTTGACTGGAATTCTGGTGGAATGGTCTGTGCACAGAGACCAATCCAGAAGTCTTCTCTGAAGACCCCTCCTATCACCCTAAacccagagagaaaatgaacTCCAGCTCTTCTGAAATCATCACAGCCCAATGATTGGTGGCCCTAGCTCCTAGGCTGGCTTGGGAAGGAAGAGTACAGAACCATTCCTGGGTGGGAACGGAGGACACAGGTTTTGGACGCCTAGAGCCCCAGTAGCCAGTGGCAGGAGCAAAGGCGGTGCTGCAGTAAGGGCGGTCCCCTAATCTCCAGGACTGCAGACTCCTGCGCCTTCGCCTCCGACACAGTTCCACTCACATTTGCCTCACTTCGGTCGTCGCTTCCTTGGCAGTCAGCTCGGATCCGTAGAGACGCCCACACACTCCCCGCCCCTGCAACCCCAGCCCAAGGGTGGTTAGGGTGGGGTGGAGGCCACCTCTCCCAGACTTCACTCCCACGGCCTGGTGTCCAGCGTTCCGGTCGCACGAGGGTTAACCTCGTGGGGGTGGGGACTCTGGAGCGGtcggcaaagggagggaggggacaggaggcgaCCCAAGGCGCGGGGAGCCGGCCGGCTGGCCTGGGTCAGGCCTCAGAGGCCGCTGGAGCCCCGTGTGTCACAGGCCACCGGACAACCACTGGGGTACACGCTGCGCGCTGCGAGGGGTCCACCGCAGATCCCAGGCCCCAAACTTCAAGTCGGAAGGGGTGAGACGCTGGGCATAAAGACAGGTGGCAACCTGTCTGGACGCTGCCCTCCTCCCTGAGGACCGCCACCTCCACCCTACTGAATCTCAGCCCTTACTCCGGCCACTATATTGCCTTTGGCCCGTGATGAAGCGGGGAGGCGGTGGTCCCACGGCGGCCCCAGAGGCCGAGCTGGGCGACGTGCCCCTGGTACTGCCGCGGCCCTGGGCCTGTCCCGCTGACGTGCGGCTCTGCGGCCACCTTCGGAAGCAGAAGTCCCAGCGCCGCCGCTTCTTCGTGCTGCGCGCGGACCCGCCGAGCCTAGAGTGCTACGAGAGCGAGAAGAAGTTCCGCGCCGGCCGAGTGCCGCCCAAGCTCATCGTGAGCCTGGCGGGCGCGTGCACCATCAGCACGCGCGTGGACGCGCGCCAGCGCCACCTGATCCTCCTGTACACGCGTGACCGCAGCCTGGGCGTGGCGGCGGCCTGCGAGGCGGAGCAGCAGGCGTGGTACAGCGCCCTGCTTGAGGTGCGCGCGGCTGCGGGTGAGGCCCCACCCCTTGGCAGGTGGAGACGCGGCGGGGGGCTGGGAACCGGGGGTTGGGTGTTCGCGGGTTTTGTTTATCCTAGGTTGTCCCAGCAAGTCTCGGATATGAAGTTCAAACGTGAAGCGTTAACAACTCTTTAATTCCTGGGGCACAGTGACTCCAACCTCCGGACCCAGGAGCCCTTTGTGACCAGCCCACTATCTCTCCAGGTCCCAGCTTTCACGAGGACCCCAGGGCCTGGATCCTTGCTCCGTTTCAGGACGTCTGGCCCGTGACGCTGCGGCCCAAGGGACTGGGGGGGACACGAGGCCTGGGCAGCGGCAGCTATCGCCTGTGCCTGGGTTCGGGGGTGCTGAGCCTGCTGCGGAAGCCCAAGGGCAGAGGCTCTCGGGACACCCAGGCTTCGCCGCCGCCGGCCCTGCGCCTGTCGCTGCTCAGCGTGCGCCGCTGTGGCCACGCAGactccctcttcttcctggaaCTCGGCCGCTCGGCGCCCACGGGCCCCGGGGAGCTGTGGCTACAGGCGCCGGATGCCGCGGTGGCCCAAAGCATTCACGAGACCGTACTGGCCGCCATGAAGCGACTCGGGGATGATGATGCTGGTGGCAGGACTGAGCCACTGCCAAGGGATCCCCCGACGAGCTCTtacagaccctctgtctcccaaCCTTATGCGACCCTGGCCTCGGCAGCCCAATCAAGCGGCCTGAGCCATCGCGGGAGCGCgggtgagaggaaggagaaagcaacCCCTGAGACCCTGGCGGCGCTGGCGACTGCAGCTTCGCACCCTGGGGCATTGGAGTGGGGCGGGGGCTACGTCGCCATGGGAGCTGGGAGCAACTACGAGCCCATGGGGGGTGGCCAAGCAGGTGGTTACATGGTGATGGCACCCCCGGGCCTTGCAGCCTTTGCCCATGTCCCTCCCCACAAGCAGCTCCAGGGGTGCGGGGGCACTGAATACGTGCCCATGAGCCACTTTCTGCCAGGGTCCTTTCCCTCGAGCTCCCTGCCCCGTTCCTATACGCCCAGGCCCAGGAGGCCGGGACCTTCTTTCCAAGGCCCCCCTCCCGCCATCGGGGAATGTTGGGGACCGACAGGGGCTCATCCCTGCTTGCAACCACCTTCGGAGCTAGCAGGAGATTATGTGTGCATCAGGTACGTGGCCCCACACCACTTAGGAATGAGCACTGCCATACAAGACCCGACCAAAAACCGCCTCAACTATGTAGACCTGGACCTGGTCCCTCCATTGGAGGCTCAAGGCGACACCCCGGGGTCCAGCATTCACCACCCACACAGCTATGCCCGCATCGACTTCCAGAACCTCAGGGAGGTTCCGGTGAGGAGACACAGGCAGCCCCCTCCAGTCTAGCTGACGgatggatggggaggaggagagagaaaacaggacaaATGCCTTCCTGCCAGCTCCCCTCAActcctcccctcacccttccAAACCTGGAGGGGCTCTTAGGCACCGCCCCCGCCAGGACCTGTGACTTGCAGAGCTCTGAGCTGCCCTTAGGCCTGTTACCCACTCTGCTCCTTCCAGATGTGGTGCCTGGGGAATCTTCAGGAAAAGGTTCCCCAAGAAGCTGGATTCTTTTAACGGAGAAAATTCTAGAGCCgccctcccctcttcctgcccacaaACCCCCAGCAAAGCCCTGATCCTTTCTCTCCTGGCAGAGTTCCTGAAGCATCACTCCAAATTCCCAGGCTGGCCTTGGCGCCCCCTACCCGGTCTTGGCTGACTTCTCTCACATGGACCTGTTCCTCCCTACCTGCCTTGTGTCTCCTCCCAGCCAAAGAACTaatccccagccccagggctgaACTCCTAGGACCCCAAAGCAAGAGGGCTGAAAGCACCAGGTACCTTCCCTCTACTGCTTCCCAAAAGTGCTGTGCCACCCCCTTACTCCCTGATTTCCCTCTCTCAGCACCAGCCATGTGTTCATGCAATCCTCCCTTCTATGGAGCCTGGCAGAGCTGATAGACTTCTTGCTTCCAAATACTGTCTGGGGGACTGTACTGTGCATcccacacacaccctgccctATTAAAGGTGCCCTCCTTGGTCAGCCTGGAAAGGTCTTAGGTCCGTGGATTCCCCTGAGCTACTGTGGGGGTGACCAATGAGTAACAAGAATTTGAGGGGAGGGCAGCCTAAGCTGTGTAGAGGAAGAGATCCCATCCCTGTCTCCATGCCCCACTCTGCTACTCACTACAAAGAGCCTGTTTGCAAACCAACACTTTTATTGTCAACAGAAGCTGTCTAGGGGAGTAGGGGACCCATTCTGCACCCAGAAGGGTATGTTCAATGTGTGCCTGGGGTTTGAGGGGCAGATGGATCAGTGCAGTGAGAACAGCTGGGGCCACCACTGGGGTCTGGGTGATCAGATACAGGGTCTGGGGGGCCAGCAGGGGGCGTGGGAGCCTCCAAAGCCACAGGTCTAGGAGGCCCCTGGCTCATCTGCAAGAGGCCAGTCAGGGCGATGAGCTCAGGCCCACTGAGCCAGGCAGTAGGGCAGCCAGGGGATGGGGTGCGGAGGACCCAGGGAGACATGATAGGAGGTGGGAGCAGCAGCTTCAGAGAGCCCATCACCTGAGGAGACAGGAGGGGGGAGTGTCTCCACCCAAGCCCTGCATGAAAAATAGGCGAGGCCAGGGCAGGAAGTGCACTCACCTGTTGAGAGGCCTCAGACAGATACAGGGGAATACGCTGCCCACATGGCAGCAGAGGGTCTGAAACAAAGACATCTTCACAGCACATCACTGGGAACCCTGGAGAGGAGAAGCTGGGAGGGCAGCAGGCTGGGGTTCCCACATCGGCAAGGGCTGCACTGGTTCCCTGAGGAGCTCGTGCAGGGCCACTCCAAGTCCCTGGGCCCAAGCAAAGTACCTGCATCCCTGGGCTCATGCTCTCCATTCTGATGTCCTGTTGCAGGGGCCAGGGACCTGAGGTCCCGGCCTGAGGCTGCCTCATACAGCGGCCACAATGAGGGATGACACAAGGTCCGGCCTGAGAAGGAGGTGCCAGGTGCACGGCTGGGCCCCTGTGAAGGGGGCATGACAGAACACTGGAGCTTGGGCTCCCTCCGAaggcacccctgccccacccccaggacaGAGCCGCAGGTACTCCCAACTCACCCACACCAGCCGGAGTCCCGCTTTAGCCTTGTAGTTGGGATCCCATGGTGCTAACACGGTCATCCTTGAGGGGGCCACCTCCCAGGCCATCTGAGGGGAAAGGGCtactggggcggggaggggacagagattAAAACAGGCTCGGGAGTCGGTGGAAGGGTCCTGTGGGGTAAAGGCCGCAAGGCCTGAACCTACCTGGGGTTCCCGGGGAATGCTCCgcagccaggcctgggggaggcCGGGACAGCAGCAGCTCTCTCCGGGTCCAGGAGGGCCTTCGGGACCGGGGCTGCGGGCTGGGAGCGGGAGGTACTGAGGTGCACCGGTCACAGCCTCCCCCGGTACTTCCTGGGCAGGGCCGAGGGTGCCTGGTGCAGAGAGTCTGGGCACAGCCATTCTTCAGGGTCGGCAACGGAGATCTCCGCACACTGTGGGCCCCCTGTCGGACTTCCCTCCCGCCCAGCCCCTCACCTGTCCTGCGTGGGAGTTCCTGGCTCCTCCAGGGCTTCCTCTCCAAAGGTCGAGGTCTCCACGGGGTCACTGCCAGCCGAGGAGCCATGTTCCTCGAGCGCCTGCTCTTTGCCCGCGTCCCACCGCCGAGGCGGCCCAGGCAACATGAGGCCTCTGGCGGGGGAGGGCAGCGCAGGCCAGCCGCTCCGTGCCCCCCGTCCGCACCGTCCGcgcctcccacctctcccctcgCAGCCCCACGCGGCCCCCTCACGGCCCTCACCTCCCGCAGCACCCCGCCCAGCTCGCAGGGCCTCGCGGCCACGCCGACGCCCAGCGCGTTTCCGGACCACGTGGCGCGCGCTCCCGCAGGGATCCCGCGGACGCCCCCTGGCGGCGGGGGTGGCTGGGCCCGCGCTTGGCAGCCGTTGGCTATGGAGGGGTGACGCCAGGTGCGGGGAACTGCAGAACCCCAACATCAACACGGAGGCGACCCTTTCCCCGCGAAGCACTGCTTTCGTTCACAGacggacggacacacacacacacaacacacacacacacacacacaacctgagGGCAGCCTAAAGGGCCCGACTTCTTTATTGCACTTGACACAAGACCCTTGGCCACACCCAGAGGCGGCCAGGCACCTTGCTGGACCGGGCCTGCTTCCAACCCCTCGGGAGGGCCGAGGGGCGCCCAAGGAACAGGGCCAGGCCCAAGGCCGCCCTCACCAGAGTCCTTGCTAGAAATCAGAAGCCGGGCACGGCTGTCTTCTCTGTTCCTGGGTTGCAGGCCAGGTCGGGGCCCTGCGCCCCTTCCTCAACCCTATGGCCTTTCCAGCAGTGCGTGGACGACAGCAGCGATGTAAGGGAGGCCCCTTCCCGGGGCCCCCTCCTCTTCCAGGATGTGATGGGGCTGGCACAGGGactcctggggggaggggcccgGGTTAAGTTCCCTATGTCACCCTGTTCTCTCGgcttccctgcccttcctgggaGCAGGGTGGGTGAAACCCCAAAGAAGCCTGGGCAAACAGGGCTGACAGGATGGCCCAGGTGGAGGCGGCAAAGGTCAGGGGCACCCTGGACATGGCTTGGGACAAATGAGACGCAAGGAAGTTGCCAGCAGGTAACAGAAGGGAGATGACACAGGGGGCCAAGGCTCAGGGGAGGAGAGACCTGTCATTTCCAGAGGGAAATGCTGGAGTAGGCAGGCTGGCACACAGAGCCCAAGGGGCACAGCCAGGGCTGGGCCTGGCCACAGCAAGAGCagacgcaaacacacacacagaggcggCCACGGTCTGTACAATTTATACACAGAGACAGGGACCCAGCCTGGGCCCCTGCAACTCCTACAAATATAGAGTTCTCTCTACAAAATATAGATAATTTAGCTCCCCATAACAGTGGGGGGACCAGGGTGGAGGGGGACGGCACAAGGAAGAAGGTTGAGATCTACCCTCtgagggagcagagggcagggcagggcctggagggaATGAaggcaccatcagcatggagagGTGAGGGGCACGGGAAGGGGCTACAGGAGGgtggccagaggctgggggccCAGGGTCTGGGGGCACCAGAGTGGGGCCTCTGAGGTCAGTGTGTGTGAGGGGAGAGGGTTCACTAGTGTCTTTGGTAGGGACTGAAGGCACCACTGGTAGGGATGGGGGTTGCACAGGAGTCTTATAAATAGAAATaggtggagagggcaggggaaagggTGACTTCAGGTCTTAGGAACCCAGGAGCCGAGTGTAGACGACATAGAGCAGCAGCATGAGGACCACGTAGAAGAAGATGAAGCCGCCCAGACCAGAGGGgggccagaggggtgggggggccctgccccccacccgctTCACAGCCTCCAGGGTGGTCCACAGCCCCTGGGCGGTGCCCTGGAGGAGATCCGAGGGCGAGCACAGGTCAGCCTGGGAAGGGAGAGTAGGACAGATGGACAAGGACAAAGAGCAGAcgtcagcagcagcagcaagacaatccctccccaccccctgccctcacGTGCCAAGGCCTGAGCCACACCAACATGCAGAGTGCAGGGCACGGAAGCATGCAGGGTAGGGAGGCGTGCAGGAGTGGGACTTGTGGACGTGCTTTCTTCCGGGGAGCAGACACCCCTTTGAATGGAACCCCGCCATCCACACGGAGTGCTCAGCTGAGCCCAGGACATCGCCACTCTATAGTAGGGACTGGCCCTGGGTTCCTGAGAACACCGCCCCCATAcctcaggcacccccatttttcgGCAGGCTTCTAAGAAACTCTCCACATTTTTCCGAGACTTGAGAGCACTAAGTTTTGGCTGCAGGAGGgcgagagaggaaaaagaagagagtaagagaggcCCTGGCAGTCCTCTGCCCCATCCACTACTTCCCACCCTGGGACCCCACTGACCACAGCAGGCGAGGGCACATGGATGAAGGGCACGGAGCGGGGCCGCAGCTGGTTGGCCAGCTGACAGAGGATGACCCCATTGGCCAGAGCCTCCGCCAGGTCCTCAGGCAGGGGCCGCTGCAGCCGGGACTCCATTACCTAGGGGGCAGGAGGACGACAGGGGAGCAGTCAGGGTCAGTGGGGACTCCGGCCCGCCCCTTCCATCCTCCTGAAGGCACCCACAGGGTGTGAAgtagcccctccccgcccccacagaTCCCACCTCTCTCACCTGGCGCAGCTGTGCCATCAGCTCCTTCTCGTCCAGAAGCTGAGGGGGTCGCCGAGGCCTCACGGCAGAGTCTGGTGAGGAAGGGcctggagaaaaaggaggaatgtGGGCTGTCTCTACCACCCACTGCCGACTTTCTGGCTGGGTCACCGTGTCTGGCACCCACATCTCCTGCCTTTGTACTTGTGGGGATTTTCAACACAAAGGGACAATAGACTGGAGAACTCCCAGGCCAGAAGGGGTGACCGCAGCCCAGGGGTTAGTGCTGGCTTAGCAATGGCGACAGGGGGAAACCCACCTGAGCCACTCTGAGAGGAAGAACGGAAGAGGAAGCTGTTTGGTCTCTGAATGGAGCCGAGCGGCCGGGGAGCAGGCACTGTCGCTGGGGGCCAGAGCCAGGGGGCAGGTGAGAAAGACACCCCCTGGAGTCCCATGCTTCCCTCAGACCACCAGGCCCAGCCACCCCCTCACCTATACAGTCCCCCATCCTCTTCCCAAAGTCCCTGTCCAACCTGGTCCAGCTGCaggaaggggctcctgggaggcaggggtggtGGCAGGGGCCGGGGGGGCTCCCTGCCCCCCTGAAGATCCCAGTTGGGTGGCACTGGACTTGGGCATGCCGCTGAGGACAGACACACAGCAAATCAGAGGGGGTCCAGGGAGGGTGTGCAGGGAGATGGCGCAGGGAGATGGCGCAGGGAGGTGGAATCGGGGAGGACACATACTTGTAGGAGGCCTGAGTGGATGAGGCCGCAGGACCTCCGCCAGCAGCCCTGACCCCCGGCTTCACAAAACTGGAAAGCAAAGGAGATGTGGGGTCGGCAGTGCAGGCAGCGGACCTGCAAACCCTGAGGGACAGAGTAGCTCACGAGGGCTCATTTCCACAGCCCCCtagccccaccccgcccctgccctctgcccacacCTGTCCTTCCGGGGGGCCCCCCACGCTCCgctgtgctgctgctgctgctgctgctgctgccgccgctccCGCTCCTGCCATAACTGCAAAGTGTCCGGGCGTCGCCGCTCCTCACCAGCAGGCTCCTCCCGCCTGAGGGGTAGAGGCAGGACCAGTGAGGCAGAGCAGGgtcaggagaggagggaaagtgTAGGGTGACGGGGTAAAGGGAGGAGATGCCGGCTCAGGTGGCTCTGGGGTACCTGCTGTTTGGTGCCTTCTCTCCGTCCCCTGCCACAGGGCTCAATTCTGGTGGCCGGGGCTCCTAAAGAAAAAGCAgcagagggggtgagggaggatcTGTTCCCCCAAGACTGTactggctccctccctccgctCTCCTGTCCCACAGGGCACAGCACACTACCGGGCACAGGGACAGGGGCCGGACCCTCACCTCAACAGCACCTCGCTCTTCGTCCTCCCCAGGCACGTGGCTGTCAATGAAGTCAATCTGCTCAGGGTCTCCGTCAGCTGGAAAGGCCAGGGCACGTCAGCAAGCAGGGGGGAGCCTTCGGGGACCTGTCCATTACCCCAGTCCCCTTATCCCAACCCATCACTCACCAGAGCCATCCTCCCTCCGCTCCCTGGGCCCTCGAGGCTCCCGGGCCAACTCTGAGATTCGGAAGGACAACTCCGAAAATTCATCCGTTGACTTTAAATGCGGAAATGCAAAAATGGGAGTCAGCTGCTCAGCAATGCTGGGGGTTCATGGGTTTCAGGCCCTTGGGGTCTGCTGCTGAGCCAGCCCTTCCTTGGAAACTTGGGCAAGGGAAGAAGACCACTCCAGCCACCAACTGTCACTCTGATATTCAGAGGCACCAAGCAAAGGGTCCTGGCTCAGGAGGTTCTCCCCGGGGGCTGGGACCCCCAACGTCCCTCAGAAAAGAGGCTCTTACCTCATTTCCAGACCACCTCTTGCTGCCGCTGTCAACACTGTGGAAGCCTGAGTCTAGCCCACCATCGTACCGACGTCCCGGAAATAAGTCCTCAGCAGGGCTAGTGCCAGCCAGGGAGAGCTAGTCAGTCCGATATCAGGCAGTGACCCCTCTCATCTTCCCACCAACACCCATGGAGTCCATGCTGCCAGGAAGGGGCAGCAAGTATCCAGGAGCGTCCTTCCTTCCCACTTAGAACTTACCAGGGACTGAAACTcggggggcgggaaggggccAGGTCCCCCAGTGCTGACCCCCCACGCCGCCCAGCCTCTGTTGACAAGTACTTAAAGATGTGAAGCTTCCCCTTCAAGCAGATCTAGGTATAAGGGGGCACAAGGTAGGggttaggggaagggaagggggctcCCCCAGATCCCGATTGGCTGCTAAAGGGAACCACCTCCCAACGCCTACCCACTCTCAGCTCTGTCTCCATGGTCTACCCCAAACCCACCCCTCACCTGAGCAGGTGGGCTTTGCAGGGGGTTGCTGTCCAGCAGAATGACCTGCAGGTGCCTGAGGCGGCAGAAGGAGACCGGGATGCGGGAGACACGGTTACAGGAGAAATCCAGGCGGACAAGAGGAAGATCCCCCAGCTCTGGGCGTGGGTGAGGGAAGAGTCAGGAGCCTGCCCAAGGGGGGGGAGGGTCTTGTGCTcacctcctctgccctctgctctggCCAGCTGGCCACCCCGGGGTCCACCACAGGATGCCCTGACTGGCTGAGAGCACTCCCCAGGAACAACCTACCTGGTTCCCTTCCTGCTCAAATATGGCCCCCTCCAGGCCCCCCTCCCTTAGCTCCTATCCATCTCATgtgcttctctccttttccccaccctgcccactgCACACTTCAACCGTTCCTCCATTCCCAAGTGACCATCACAGACCCAAACCAAACTGTGACGTCGCACAGCTCAAAAATCTTCCATGACTTGCAGCCAAGGCTGCTGAGGGTGAGTGGCCTGTGCCCTGCACAAAGGACCCAGGCAGGAAGGGACTGCAATCCCACCTGAACTTCACTAGCTAAGCCCTTCCGGTCCCAGGCAAGGCTGTGCCCACTCACAGAAAAGGGtgcctttttctatttctcaaacacacacagTTGGATTAGTGgtagccagagacacagaataaaaATCACCACTCCCTGGCCCAGCACGGTCAAGGTGTTCATGATCTGGCTCAGCCCACATTTCCCATCTCACTGCCCACCCTTACACCACATCAAACAACCCTCCAGCCCCTTGGCTTCTGCATCTTTCCACCTGCTGTTTGCTCAGCTGGGACAATGTCATTTTTGTGTCCATCTTTCAAGGTTCAGCTCAAGTGTTGCCTGCTCCACAAAATCTTTCCAGACACTTAGGTTAGAattccctgctccttcctctgtgtccccagagAATTTTGCTAGGGTCTTTTTTTATGGCCCAGAGAGCATCCTGATCAAATGCTTGTTTACACTGCTACTGACTCAGAAGGAAAGAGAGCCAGTGTAGGAGTAAGGGGAGCTCAGAGAAAATGGGTGACCAGCTGACTCCCTCCCTTGTTCTTTAAGAACAAGATGAACAAGGCTCAGGTCCTTCTCACCTGGCCATGGCTTGCCTTTCTCACCACATCCTGCCAGACTgtgctccctcccacccacatGCTTTGCCCCAGGATGCTTTGCCTGGgatgcagaaggaaggagaactTTCCTTCACAGGTCGGCTCCTGCCATGCCGCTGGGGCAAAGTCTTCCTCAAACTCCCTGAGCAGAGCCACGTGCCTTCCCTCCAGCTTCTGCAGCTAAGAGTCCTGTTCTAGCACTTTCTTCCACTTCTCTCCCCATGAAGCCAATACAGTTTAAGAGTTGGCCCCAGATCTGAGTGACATCACACACATCTACCTGACGCCCACCTAAAACACAGGAAACACACGACAATGCTGGCTGGCTAAGGGCAGTGGTGCTTGCTTTGGAACAAAGGCTATCAAATGTTGGGGTGGATCACAGCTAGCTCGTTCAAATGGGGCTGCTTGGGCTCTGGCACGTGGCTCCACTGACTCAATCTCCGGGGAGGAGGTACAGGGCATCATCTGACTTGAGAGCTCCCACTGGGTGAATGAGGACACCGGGTGATGCTGAAGACCCCTTCCAATCCTGGGATTCTACAGGGTACcaacacactcactcactctccctTCTGTGCCTTGTTCCACATTTGTGAAACAGAGCTAATAACCCATGTCTGCCAGCCTCAGAGGGTTGCTGGTTAAGAACAAGTAAGTTAGGGGGTACTTGGag includes the following:
- the SAP25 gene encoding histone deacetylase complex subunit SAP25 isoform X3, translating into MLGFCSSPHLASPLHSQRLPSAGPATPAARGRPRDPCGSARHVVRKRAGRRRGREALRAGRGAAGGEGREGAAWGCEGRGGRRGRCGRGARSGWPALPSPARGLMLPGPPRRWDAGKEQALEEHGSSAGSDPVETSTFGEEALEEPGTPTQDRHPRPCPGSTGGGCDRCTSVPPAPSPQPRSRRPSWTRRELLLSRPPPGLAAEHSPGTPVALSPQMAWEVAPSRMTVLAPWDPNYKAKAGLRLVWGPSRAPGTSFSGRTLCHPSLWPLYEAASGRDLRSLAPATGHQNGEHEPRDADPLLPCGQRIPLYLSEASQQVMGSLKLLLPPPIMSPWVLRTPSPGCPTAWLSGPELIALTGLLQMSQGPPRPVALEAPTPPAGPPDPVSDHPDPSGGPSCSHCTDPSAPQTPGTH
- the SAP25 gene encoding histone deacetylase complex subunit SAP25 isoform X1 produces the protein MLGFCSSPHLASPLHSQRLPSAGPATPAARGRPRDPCGSARHVVRKRAGRRRGREALRAGRGAAGGEGREGAAWGCEGRGGRRGRCGRGARSGWPALPSPARGLMLPGPPRRWDAGKEQALEEHGSSAGSDPVETSTFGEEALEEPGTPTQDRHPRPCPGSTGGGCDRCTSVPPAPSPQPRSRRPSWTRRELLLSRPPPGLAAEHSPGTPVALSPQMAWEVAPSRMTVLAPWDPNYKAKAGLRLVWGPSRAPGTSFSGRTLCHPSLWPLYEAASGRDLRSLAPATGHQNGEHEPRDAGFPVMCCEDVFVSDPLLPCGQRIPLYLSEASQQVMGSLKLLLPPPIMSPWVLRTPSPGCPTAWLSGPELIALTGLLQMSQGPPRPVALEAPTPPAGPPDPVSDHPDPSGGPSCSHCTDPSAPQTPGTH
- the SAP25 gene encoding histone deacetylase complex subunit SAP25 isoform X4 yields the protein MLGFCSSPHLASPLHSQRLPSAGPATPAARGRPRDPCGSARHVVRKRAGRRRGREALRAGRGAAGGEGREGAAWGCEGRGGRRGRCGRGARSGWPALPSPARGLMLPGPPRRWDAGKEQALEEHGSSAGSDPVETSTFGEEALEEPGTPTQDSPQPRSRRPSWTRRELLLSRPPPGLAAEHSPGTPVALSPQMAWEVAPSRMTVLAPWDPNYKAKAGLRLVWGPSRAPGTSFSGRTLCHPSLWPLYEAASGRDLRSLAPATGHQNGEHEPRDAGFPVMCCEDVFVSDPLLPCGQRIPLYLSEASQQVMGSLKLLLPPPIMSPWVLRTPSPGCPTAWLSGPELIALTGLLQMSQGPPRPVALEAPTPPAGPPDPVSDHPDPSGGPSCSHCTDPSAPQTPGTH
- the SAP25 gene encoding histone deacetylase complex subunit SAP25 isoform X2; the encoded protein is MLGFCSSPHLASPLHSQRLPSAGPATPAARGRPRDPCGSARHVVRKRAGRRRGREALRAGRGAAGGEGREGAAWGCEGRGGRRGRCGRGARSGWPALPSPARGLMLPGPPRRWDAGKEQALEEHGSSAGSDPVETSTFGEEALEEPGTPTQDRHPRPCPGSTGGGCDRCTSVPPAPSPQPRSRRPSWTRRELLLSRPPPGLAAEHSPGTPALSPQMAWEVAPSRMTVLAPWDPNYKAKAGLRLVWGPSRAPGTSFSGRTLCHPSLWPLYEAASGRDLRSLAPATGHQNGEHEPRDAGFPVMCCEDVFVSDPLLPCGQRIPLYLSEASQQVMGSLKLLLPPPIMSPWVLRTPSPGCPTAWLSGPELIALTGLLQMSQGPPRPVALEAPTPPAGPPDPVSDHPDPSGGPSCSHCTDPSAPQTPGTH